TTCATAATACATTACCAATTATAGACTGACACCATGGCCAATACCACAGCCAACAACTACTTGTGATTACACAGGTGTGAGAGAGGAGAATCCTGAATGTGGGATGTTGCTCTGTGTgtccttgtttttaaaaaaatgcagtgcCATGGTGCAGTGGTAAGAGCTACTGGGGAGGAAAAGTTTGGCTGTAGCCAGACCAATGAGCTGATCTCTCACCAGAGCTGGGCTACATccagccttggctctgtgctgtgtgcctgTTTCAGCTATGCCATGCATGGCTTTTTTTTGTATGAGAAAAGCTTTGCTACAGCTTTCCTCAAATAAGGTACATGATTTGTGTAAATAGAAATCCTACTGAATAAATAGAGATTTTgtgcttcttttatttcttactaaaataaaatctctgctAACCAGAGCTCTCCAGTGGCCTACAGTACTACTGGGGATTCCTACTTGTAAATaactgggaaaacaaacaatacaaaaataaaccaaaagaTCTGCTTCCTGGTGACAGATTACTCTTGCTTAGATACCCCAGAGTGCCTCTTACTCTGGCTACGTGTAAGATGTGGATTTGATGTGCAGCTAATTAGCTGTGCATTAGGCCAGccaagagtgtgtgtgtgtgcacatgggGATTGAGAGGGCTCTGAAATGTGGGAAAATGAAGGGAGCTTTTCCATTCACTCCTTCACTCCCAGCCAGGAAGTCAGGCTTTTAGATTGCTGTATATTTCTGCAGTAACTCAGAAGTAATCATAGGCTAAATCAATCTGATGTGTCTCTGTTTTTTACAGCACCCAATAAATATTTCCACTTAATTCTCTCCTGATTTCCCCCCCGCCCTGAAAGCTGCAGGACACAAGAAGAAAGCACTCATATTTTCAGTGACCTCTTAGAAGCTCTAATATTTTGGGAAAGGTCTTCTTGAAACAATGATTGATATTAGAGATTATGCATGTTTGATTTGCCCTAGGAGCAGGAAATCCTTTTTAAAGCCCAGTTCCTAGAGGATATCTGGCTTAAAGTGCATGAATAGCTGCTTCTGGTATGCAAAGAATTACCTGTATGTATATAAAGTATGACTTGGTACCATGTTGAATCAGGATCTTACTTTCCTAGAAACATTTTCAGCCAGGAGCATCTGACTTCATCTCCAGGCATACTTACGTGAATACTTCCATCCCCCATCCTGCAACGGCTGTGAAGAGCCTTGGGCCAAGATCCCTGGCTGGGTTCATGGCACAGCCACTGTTCATTCCCAAGGAGCAAGTAAGAACAATTATAAGAAGTCCTACTGCAATTGGCTCCAGGCCCTTGGGAACACTCTTATTTTTGGTGTCAAACATAGCAAATATAGCCAGAAGAAGAACAGCTGTTGACATCACCTGAGCAAGGCAAAGAAAAGAATATTGAATAAATACATGTAGATTCTTTCCAATAATGAAAAGAAGGGCTATGGCAGCTTTGTGGATTGGAGTGGCTTAGAGCTGGTATTTAGTTTTATCCCACTATATACAATAGCAAAATTTGGAACTCAGTGCTTTTCTACTTCACAGTAATGAGAAGTTTTGATATCTGAGCTGAAAGACAAAGACAAGAAACGTGCTGaggaaatttggaaaaaaagtcTGCAACAACAAGAGGATTTAAAAGGCATTTCCTGTGTGAGGTCTAATGTTtgtttccacttttttttttcctgtcaattTTACACTTTTATTGACTCAATTTTTGGTAGTTCTGCTGCTATAGCAATGCAAACAGTTCCATTGATATAGAAGTGTTTTATGTGACTGTAGTTTATGCTGAAAATTTAGACTAGATAAGCATCTCTTTATCCAGGTGTTGTAAAACATcagaagaaaaagtgaaatcTGTCAAGTCAAAACTGAGCAGCTAAAATTAGGGTTGCATGTATAACTGTACCATGAACTCTGTACTACATATGCTAATTGAGCTGATGAAGGAAATTTTCTTGGAATTACTTCAATGCAAGTACAGCTCTgcttaaataaaatgttttgtcAATGTTGATTTTGCTAATAATTAACTTGATAGGAAAACAGACAAAAGCTTCAGCGATGTCAAAACATTCAATTTCTACTGATTTGAAGATGCTTAAGTTTGAGgggtttaaaaattatttggttttcaTCTGCTTTTAAGCTTGTTTTGAAGCATGCATGGGTAAAAAATATCATAGGGAAAAATCTGTTGACTGATGCAAAGATCAGAACTGTCTTTCTTACAAAACTTCAAAACAATGTTTAGATTTTTTTGAAGCCAGATTGCACAATCTTTTACGTAACAAAATTCTGTGTTCAGGACGTCTCTTGTTTTTCATACCTTACTCATTCAGTATTTATTTCATGTATTCCTGAAGAAGGTGGGTAAGTTGATTAGGAATATGTAAAAGATATGAAACTTCATTTTTTGCTGTTGCACAAGTGGAATTAAAGGACAAAGCTTAGAAATGAAATTGAGGATTTTTCAGATTTattcatttgaaaaataaataccacAAATCTATCTGTAAAAAAGAAGGCTAGAGAGGAGGCTCGTGGAGGCAGAAAACTCAGTTGTTCAGGGTATGTTAAACTGTCTGCTTAAGCATTATTTAAGGAATAATAGGTCCACAACATGGGCTGGATTTTGATGCAAGTGGCCATGACTACTGAGATTTATGGAGAAACATTGATTTATGCTGAGCAAAACCTCTTACATATATTGCTTTAAAGACATTTTGAGTGCAACAATTAAGATGATGTATGAGAAAGAACAACTTGGAATTATTTTGCTTGTAAAATATTACTAAAATGTAACCCCCTGCAAACAGCATTGCATTCTCATTCTATTGTACAAGGGAATATCTGGCTGAAATGGTGAGGTTTGGCACACTTTTTAGATCTATGTGATTTTTTACTGCTTGGCTTACAtgtttttttacatttaatttgtAGAATTAAGATAGCAAGTGCACTTACCTGATCTGCAAATCCATTTACAAGGGACAGATAGGGAGCTGGATATGTTGCAAAGATCTGTGCTGTTGCATTTGGTCCTGTGACTTCAAGTTTTCCATCGCTGTACTCCATAAAGGcatctgtagaaaaaaaaacagcaactGCTTGCACTTCTCCATGAACTTTTCTAGGTTTTCTAGGACTGGAATCTATGTGATAGGTCTGTGCACTTCACATTCTCAACTGAAACtgatccaacccaaaccattagGTGATTCTCTGATGGCTTTTTCCTAGGAGCCCCATTATTGGATTTGAGGTGATGTACTCCTCATACCCTCCTGTCTCATTTCTCCTCCTGTGCCTTGAAGTACTTGTTTCATGTGCCACAGATTTCCAAATGGAGCCGGTTTTCCCCTGCTCATAGCTCCAAGCTCAGTGCCAAGGAGCATTTTCTGATTCTGAGTACAGATGTGTTATCTGCAAGATGTGCTACATTTTTTCTGATGACCCAAGAAATGCACAGCATCCTGATTGTGCAGTTGTGGATTCCCAGCCAGCAGGAATGACTGCTATTCCATTTGACAATGGTGCAGTTTTAGAATAAGGAAGATATTAAATGGGATACTCAAATCTTCATAAACAGACATGAGTAACAAACCCTAAtccattattttattaatgGATCTGGTGATGAGATGATATTTGTGAATAAAGAAATAGCTCCCCATCTCCTATGGAAGTTGTGGTGAGGGTGATAAGCCCCTCCTGAACCTAGAAGATAAatctatttctccttttttctgtttattctaGCTTTGCTTAAAGCCACAACATGAGTGCAGAGAATTTCAGTTGTTTGCTTAGATCAGGCTCTCATTTGAAGTGTCAGATAATTCTGTGGCATTTAACTattatggggggaaaaaagggatgATCTCCTATGTCTGTTTTTCTACCAGTGACTACTTTTCAGTGCACCTCAAAGAGTATGAAATTCCTACAAGTTGTAGGAAGTAAAAACTACAGAAGAGATTTGGAAATTAATTGGGGCAAGAGGAGGACTTGAGCAGAGATAGGGATATGAGAAAATCCAGCACTCCTGAATATGAGGAATATGTCCCTAACCTAGACCTAAGCTTCCTACTTTGGCTCCCTTCCCTACTGCTGCCCTTGTGGCAGAGCACAGTTTCTCCCCTGTCAACCCTATGTACCTGTTGACACTGCTGCATCATGGCCACAGCCATAATTCTCACTGTCAGGCTTGAGGAGAACTGATTCCAATGAAAATCCTGTTCTAGCATTCCAGTATCCAAATTCTAACACTAACcttaaaaaaagtaaacaacTTTTCCCAAAACAGTTCTCACTGTTCCTAAAGATTTTCCTCTTTGGGATTATTGTGGATACTGAGCACTGAGCTGACATGCAAGGAGCATTTCCATTTTTGTCCTTCCTGCTGCACCTAGACCCAGCATGGTCTGCAGACATAGTGCCCACAGGAGAGAGATGTTGGAGGAAATGGGCTGGGCCAGTGGAAGCAGAGTTTTGGAGCAGGGGGTTAAAGCACAAGTGATCCAACTGAGTGGATTCAGTCAGGCAGttactgttttttcctttgctggCACACTGTGTAAAAACCCCCTGTGCCTCAAGGATAGGGGgaagttttgctttttccctgtcAAATATGTGATCTGTTTATCACTGTACCTGGAGTTCATTGCCTTGGAGAGTCACCTCTCAAGGGTGGTCTGAGCTTTGGTCAGGAGGGACTTGATCTCATATCCTGTACCCTCAATGAACAATGTTGGTGATTCTTGCCTACAGGCACTTGTAGCAGGTCTTTAATGTTTCTAATTTGCCTGGAAGATGGATAGCCCTATATCCTGGCTattaagtaatttaaaatcCTTACTGAGAAATACATGATCTCAGAGTATCTGATTTCCCATGaataatttttctaaatatCAGAACATTTCCTGGAGTATTAAGTGTTTCAGTAAATTTGTAGGGTACCTGGAATGTTCAAGCCATTGTTTTTCCCTTCAAACTCTTTatgctctttcctttcttctttttgtagCTTTTGCTTCATTCCTGCCATTAGCCCTGTGTGAACAAGAGTCCTCTGCCTGCCTGACATTCATTGAAAAATTGGGGCCTTAGAGACTGCCTGACCTCTAGTTTGTCCTGTGAACATGTCTAAGGTGTACTCACTGTAATAAATCCCAAagacagctgctgctccaacGAATGCTCCCAGGAATTGTGCTAATATGTAAATTGGTAATTTGGTCCATTTTAATCTTCCAGTCACGCACATGGCTAATGAAACAGCTGGGTTTATGTGACcacctgaaaaataaatcaaaaattaaGTCATGTGGATGACTCAGATACATGAGAATAGGTGAAGGATTTGTAAAAACGTGGGCACTTTTGAACACCAGAACAGTACATGGTTTTCTAGATGTTATTTTGCAGTTAAATGGTGACTGCAATTAAACTGAAACAAGTTTGATTAAATCAGAGGAGGGAGAGCAAAAGCCACTAAGATCCATCCTTACTCTTGATGCATGTGGACTGTGCTCTTTATCAGACTGCTGTCCTGCAGTATGTAACTTATGGAGAACTTTTCCAGAACAACAGTAACCTGCCCCATAGGCTGGGATGGGAGGGTCCCTTATTCTGCACATATTCCCTCTCCTCGAGGCTTTTGACTTTATTTTCAGGGGAGAACTGGGGCAGAAAAACATTCCTTTAGTATCCCAAGCACATATTAGGATAAGGACTGTTACTGGCTTGGGCTTGTACCTTGAGACAGTCCTGGAGTGCCCTGGATTTAAGTCATGTTTGTGTCCTTGTCTACAACCTGGGGTTACTTAGGAACTCAGTTTTCTTAAGACAAAATCAAATAATGTTAGGGCTGTCCAGTTTCATGTTGGCTGTTGGTGAGCTGTGCCTGGATGGCACCTGAGGACAGCAGTGCATAGTCCTTCACTGTGTTTCTATCTGGTTCTTGTGCTTTCCAGAAAGGTCCATGATAAGGAAACTGATAAAGTAGCTGTGCTGAAACAAAGTTCAGTTTCCTGTGAAACCACCTTCCTTTTTTAATTCAGTAGTAGCTACATCTGAACTTATGCATGAAAAAAGATTTCAGTAACATTGGAATTCTTCATGAAAATTTTAGtttctaaaatatattatgtCATAGggtctcttccctcaacatCTTTAGTCAACAAAAAAGGTGTTGTATGCTCTTGGAAAATTTCATTGCTTACAGATACATGGTTGCTACTTAAGAAACACAAATTGCCAAATAAATGAATAGGTACTTCTTTGTAATAAAGCCCCAAATTTTGTAAAGACATAGGAGCCTTTGCTTATCTTCCAGATAAGGTCTCCTTTTGGTCTGTAagaatatcaggaaaaaaaaattggcctTTGTCTTTGGTAAAATAACTGAAAGAGCATGTCCTTTATCTATCAAAGATTAGTGATGGAGAAAGGGCTTCTGTGTAcagtttgtgtttgtttgcaCTTCAGGTCAGTGAGTCATTATCTTATGAAATCCAGGCACCTTTGATACATAATGAACTGACAAACACAGATAAAAAGCTGGATAAAACCTTCTTTGTAGCATTTCCAAATGCTGACCTAGTAGTGCCAGTCTTGAATTAAAAGCTGAATTCCTCACTGTGTTTCAAATTCTTCAGCACAGAGCAAATAGATGGATGGCACCTAATTTAACAGCCCTTCATGGGAATTTTGATTAATTGTTGTCTTTTGTTCCTTACTCTGGCTGGaattaataattttcctttctttcaacacctgattttatttctccacCTGTATATAATGCAGGGTAACTATGATGGCCAGGACAAGTTATAGTAATATTACAGAGGCCTAATTAACATTTAATATGGAAAGGTAAAGTCTAATTGAAGGCTCTCATGCTGACATAGGGGAGTTACAAGATGCTTGGTTTCTGTGCCActggtttaaaacaaaaagttcACTTTGGACACTGTGTTCCTCCTTCTTTTGTGGTTGCAGTGATCACAGTCATCACTCTGAAATGCTAAGTTGGATAAAATAGGGGAAAGTATCTAGATAttgaggaaaattaaaaaggggaattttcctaaataaaaagctgaaattcACTAAGCATCCAGACAATATATATTGTTAGCGTTTAGAATTTAGAATTACATAAAGAactgatgaaaaatattttagcagtACCTAAACATGAGAATTTGACTCAAGAGCCACAGAAATTGCAAAAAAATTCTATCTAGGAACTTGCATTCTGAAGCGTCCACTAGTAATTGTGTGTTGGATAATAACAGCCTGTTGAAATATCTGTTCCTattttttcacagagaaaatgcACTGCATGCAGAATCCTTTGTCGTGGGAAAAGCACAGGAAGCACAATACTGCAACATCTGcaactgctctgccctgctgggattgAACTCTAATTTTCTACATAATGATGGAGATGAATATCCCTTAAAGGTGCAAATGTAGGACAGGTCTTCACAGGTTTGTTTTCATGAATCTGCATTAGATGAGTTTAGCTGCCTCCATGTAAACCAAGAGCTGTAGTTAAAAGTTGTTCAGATAATAGGAACGTGCTGCTGAATTAATTTTGTGTGATATTAAGGAACAGTTCTGGTTTGTGTCAATGACAGTGACAAGACTGCCTGTTTTGTAGAACCTGGAGCACTTTCTAATGTGAGACTTTCTAATGGAAACCTTCTGCATGATGCCTCTGTAAAAGAATTTgtaaagagaagagaaatggCCATTGTAATTTCTGTTACAGCAACTATTTCTAATGTCCTAATTACACCTAGAGAAATTTGTCCAGACCAACTTGACCCTCTTATGAAGGGTAAGAAATGCCTTTATGAGACCTGGAGTACAAGGGCACCATGTGCTTTAAAGGCCAATATAAACTCTGCATACAAAATAAAGTATTGTGTATTTTTGTGCTTAGCATTGTTCTTACAACCCatcattttctattttaaaggaAGACTGCAATTGTTAAAAGCATTTATACTAATGTTTCCAATCTTAGTTTGGCCAAATTGAATGGTGGAACAAGGAGACAAGGCAGCCTCCAATATGGCACCTGCGGACACTGGTTAGTTGCCCCAGCTAAAGAGAGATTCCTGACCAATCAGCTTGAGCAAGTGTTAAAGCAGAAATAAGGGGGAAAGGATACTGACAGTGTCATTGAATGTATCTCTGGTTCTGAATCTTTCTGATGTTTCTGCTTTCTATGATCTGGTGCCTCTGTGATAATCAGGAGCAGACTTGCTATTGCCTGTCAGAGGACATGAAGAAATAAATTGCACTCTGTAAGGCGAATCCTGTTCATTATACCCATTAGAGGGTCATTCTGCTTTCTGTGTAGCTGGCCACCATTTTGTCTGGTGACTGCTGGATTGCTCTTTGtggttatttcttttaacaCAGTGCCTGTTCTGCCCAGGGTCATCTCTATTGACAGGATTTTCAAAGCAACACCAAGCAGATTTCTGGTTTGCATAGAACACTTTCCATAAAAGCCAGAGGTCTGCCAAGGTTTTCACAGTGTAGTTGAGATCAGAATTTGGTGGGATATTTTTTCAAACACAAAGAATAGAAGGAGATAAGAACACACAAGATTTTCTTGCAAAACCCTGGTGCGGATTCTGCTGTAATGGTGCTTACTGTTGCTAACTTCTGATTGTTTATACTATGAAGTGGAAGCCCTTTAACAAGGGAGCCTTAGCACTTTAGCAATAAATGCTATAGAAGAAAAGTGACTTACCAGAAACGCCCCCGGACACGTACACTGCTATGGTGACTGCCATGGCAAAACCCACCGACACCGTCATGGGCCCTCCATGCACTCCGCGGCTCAGCACGGCCTGgcccacacacccacagcccagagcctgtgtttggaaagacaggtgtcaAATCACAGCTGTGTCTGTCAAATGTTACTGCTTGTGACTTCTGCTCTCCTGGTACAGCTGCAAATGTTGTTGAGTACTGAAACAGTGCTAGAATTTGTCATGTGTGCCTTTGCTGCAACAcacttttgctttttatttttctcatctcTGTCACAGGGAAGAATGTCTGCTaataagaacagaaaactgTTCTCAGACACAATGAGGGGATACTCATCAGAACTTGAAGCCCAACAAGATTGCACTGCCCCTTCAACAAAACTCTGCATCTGAAAGTAAAATTAAT
The Melospiza georgiana isolate bMelGeo1 chromosome 13, bMelGeo1.pri, whole genome shotgun sequence genome window above contains:
- the AQP9 gene encoding aquaporin-9 isoform X1, with translation MSRKNKRSLKEKFSLKNSLVKEALSEFLGTFILIALGCGCVGQAVLSRGVHGGPMTVSVGFAMAVTIAVYVSGGVSGGHINPAVSLAMCVTGRLKWTKLPIYILAQFLGAFVGAAAVFGIYYNAFMEYSDGKLEVTGPNATAQIFATYPAPYLSLVNGFADQVMSTAVLLLAIFAMFDTKNKSVPKGLEPIAVGLLIIVLTCSLGMNSGCAMNPARDLGPRLFTAVAGWGMEVFTAGNNWWWVPVVAPLLGGVLGAMTYVIFIEIHHSDPQPGEENDVHTKYELTNMA
- the AQP9 gene encoding aquaporin-9 isoform X2, whose translation is MTVSVGFAMAVTIAVYVSGGVSGGHINPAVSLAMCVTGRLKWTKLPIYILAQFLGAFVGAAAVFGIYYNAFMEYSDGKLEVTGPNATAQIFATYPAPYLSLVNGFADQVMSTAVLLLAIFAMFDTKNKSVPKGLEPIAVGLLIIVLTCSLGMNSGCAMNPARDLGPRLFTAVAGWGMEVFTAGNNWWWVPVVAPLLGGVLGAMTYVIFIEIHHSDPQPGEENDVHTKYELTNMA